The following are encoded in a window of Deinococcus koreensis genomic DNA:
- a CDS encoding GGDEF domain-containing protein has protein sequence MTARPPLSLDTVLGGLYDGVFVLSRTRQLLAYTPRAAELLGVPSDQLTAERCLALGTHARRDDDTPLPPDERPVLRCLASGQPQRRLTFSLEGRAPTRWLRVTAEPLWQPGEDEPFAAVVALTDVSEGVEQKRALRRALHHDGLTGLPNRAGFEAVLEGALAQRRAGGPRVAVALVDLDDFKGVNDRLGHAAGDALLQAVARRLRNTLPASDVLARLYGDEFALLRWAVGDRDAAELGQAVLAALAAPVEIEGAVLTVSCSVGVIEVWQAETTAGAALRRADALMNAAKRAGKGSARVE, from the coding sequence ATGACCGCCCGCCCACCGCTTTCCCTGGACACCGTGCTCGGCGGCCTGTACGACGGCGTGTTCGTCCTGAGCCGCACCCGGCAGCTGCTCGCCTACACCCCCCGCGCCGCCGAGCTCCTCGGCGTGCCTTCCGATCAGCTGACCGCCGAGCGCTGCCTCGCCCTGGGCACCCACGCCCGGCGCGACGACGACACCCCGCTGCCCCCCGACGAGCGGCCCGTTCTCCGTTGCCTGGCCAGCGGGCAGCCCCAGCGCCGCCTCACCTTCAGCCTGGAGGGCCGCGCGCCGACCCGCTGGCTGCGGGTGACTGCCGAACCGCTGTGGCAGCCGGGCGAGGACGAACCCTTCGCCGCCGTGGTGGCCCTGACCGACGTCAGCGAGGGGGTGGAGCAGAAACGCGCGCTGCGCCGCGCCCTGCACCACGATGGGCTCACCGGGCTCCCGAACCGCGCGGGCTTCGAGGCGGTGCTGGAGGGGGCGCTGGCCCAGCGGCGCGCGGGCGGGCCGCGCGTCGCGGTGGCCCTCGTGGATCTCGACGACTTCAAGGGCGTCAACGACCGCCTGGGGCACGCGGCCGGTGACGCCCTGCTGCAGGCCGTCGCCCGGCGGCTGCGGAACACGCTGCCGGCGTCAGACGTGCTGGCCCGCCTGTATGGGGACGAGTTCGCCCTGCTGCGGTGGGCGGTGGGGGACAGGGACGCCGCCGAGCTGGGGCAGGCGGTGCTGGCGGCCCTGGCCGCGCCGGTGGAGATCGAGGGGGCCGTGCTCACGGTGTCGTGCAGCGTGGGGGTGATCGAGGTCTGGCAGGCGGAGACCACGGCGGGGGCGGCGCTGCGACGGGCGGACGCGCTGATGAACGCCGCCAAGCGGGCCGGCAAGGGCAGTGCGCGGGTGGAGTGA